From Verrucomicrobiia bacterium, a single genomic window includes:
- a CDS encoding sulfite oxidase-like oxidoreductase, whose translation MKDGYIAAKERWARKVAGRQGSVEGSVVRSEDRLPPGQHLVTDFPVLDLGILPEVRLSNWSLRIHGRVERPVTLDWEGFLAVGSVRDVSDFHCVTTWSQYDMVWDGVPFVGLAELAGPKEDASHVLFRAHDGYTTCLGLEALMDEDVLVAHAWEGRPLTREHGGPARVIVPKRYAWKGAKWVKEMIFLDREIPGFWELRGYSSSADPWRAERFSGG comes from the coding sequence GTGAAGGACGGGTACATTGCGGCGAAGGAGCGATGGGCGCGAAAGGTGGCGGGAAGGCAGGGGTCCGTGGAGGGGTCCGTGGTGCGGTCGGAGGATCGGTTGCCGCCGGGACAGCATCTGGTGACGGATTTCCCAGTTCTGGATCTGGGAATTCTGCCGGAGGTGCGGCTATCGAACTGGTCGTTGCGAATCCATGGGCGGGTGGAGCGGCCGGTAACGCTCGACTGGGAGGGTTTTCTGGCGGTGGGTTCGGTGCGGGACGTAAGCGATTTCCACTGTGTCACCACCTGGAGTCAATATGACATGGTATGGGACGGGGTGCCGTTTGTGGGGCTGGCCGAACTGGCCGGGCCGAAGGAGGATGCGAGTCACGTACTGTTTCGGGCTCACGATGGGTACACCACCTGCCTTGGGTTGGAGGCCTTGATGGACGAGGACGTCCTGGTGGCGCACGCTTGGGAAGGACGTCCGCTGACACGGGAGCACGGCGGGCCAGCCCGGGTGATCGTACCCAAGCGTTACGCATGGAAGGGGGCGAAGTGGGTCAAGGAGATGATCTTTCTGGACCGCGAAATCCCGGGCTTTTGGGAGCTGCGAGGTTATTCGAGTTCGGCCGATCCGTGGCGGGCGGAGCGGTTTTCAGGCGGGTGA
- a CDS encoding KH domain-containing protein, whose amino-acid sequence MIPDPKARLAELLRTLGFEAAIEEGEFEGNAMLNIVTDDPGRLIGRKGQTLAALQFVLNRLLYKEDDHAQKITLDVGGYRAAARDELIQKALGAAEKARRWGDVIELEPMSAFDRRIVHRALKSDPDIETHSIEVEGSDLKVVQLRPRSS is encoded by the coding sequence ATGATCCCCGATCCCAAGGCCAGGCTGGCCGAACTACTCCGCACCCTCGGCTTCGAAGCCGCCATCGAGGAAGGGGAGTTCGAGGGCAACGCCATGCTCAACATCGTCACCGACGACCCCGGCCGGCTCATCGGCCGCAAGGGTCAGACCCTCGCCGCCCTCCAGTTCGTCCTAAACCGCCTCCTCTACAAAGAGGACGATCACGCCCAGAAGATCACGCTCGACGTCGGCGGTTACCGCGCCGCGGCCCGCGACGAACTCATCCAGAAGGCCCTCGGGGCCGCCGAAAAGGCGCGTCGCTGGGGCGACGTCATCGAACTCGAACCCATGAGCGCCTTCGATCGCCGCATCGTCCACCGCGCCCTCAAGTCCGATCCAGACATCGAGACCCACAGCATCGAGGTCGAGGGCTCCGATCTGAAGGTCGTGCAACTCCGTCCCCGCTCGTCGTGA
- a CDS encoding YidC/Oxa1 family insertase periplasmic-domain containing protein, with translation MDRRSLLLLTATCLLLVLWYPLMYRIYPPRPVITPTQPGSTTPALDGHLAPSGDLVAPSTLQPASPLRPGYADTGFRRSIGPVTEIVLENDEARYVFTSDGGGLKEVELKHFEDAIVCRERNRNVPVGSARMNRWASTPMFALLGVDPPGTQPAYDLIRSNDVVVARRDLGGDLRVIKEFRLGTNHVLNVTTRLQNWSAQTRDVPTQEWVFGTAGPLHPDENVMYLGLFENDGESNEHIGESWFANRTLGCFPGTPRSEYLGQRTNTVWAAVHNQFFATVVLPADRSARVFARHVDLPVTNGVPTRAPLPGYQAALLYRGEQLPPGQERVREFALYVGPKDYRTLSSLGNNADVVMGFDNYFGGRFSGFFARALLLAMNGLHALGLSYAFAIIGITVLVRLLFWPLMAASARTSKRMAALQPQIKELQEKYKDNPQKMNQKMLELWREHKINPASGCLPILIQFPILLGFYAMLQTAIELRGATFLWACDLSQPDTIAILPGLRFPINPLPLLMGATMLWQARITPMSPSMDATQQKILKYMPLMFMVFLYNFSAGLTLYWTVSNLLSILQMKLTRARDGKSPTLPTLPTAPQRPPGRRPNP, from the coding sequence ATGGATCGACGCTCCCTCCTGCTGCTGACCGCTACCTGTCTGCTGCTGGTGCTCTGGTACCCGCTGATGTACCGGATCTATCCGCCACGGCCGGTCATCACCCCCACCCAGCCCGGATCGACCACCCCTGCCCTCGACGGTCACCTTGCCCCGTCCGGCGACCTCGTTGCCCCGTCCACCCTCCAACCCGCCTCGCCCCTACGGCCAGGTTACGCCGACACGGGATTCCGACGCTCCATCGGCCCGGTCACCGAAATCGTCCTCGAAAACGATGAGGCCCGCTACGTGTTTACCTCCGATGGCGGCGGCCTGAAGGAGGTCGAACTCAAGCACTTCGAGGACGCCATCGTCTGCCGCGAACGCAATCGAAACGTCCCCGTCGGTTCCGCTCGCATGAATCGATGGGCCTCCACGCCGATGTTCGCCCTCCTCGGAGTCGACCCCCCAGGCACCCAGCCCGCCTACGACCTCATCCGCAGTAATGATGTGGTGGTGGCCCGTCGTGATCTCGGCGGCGACCTCCGCGTGATCAAGGAGTTCCGCCTCGGCACCAACCACGTCCTGAATGTCACCACCCGCCTCCAAAACTGGTCTGCCCAAACCCGCGACGTTCCCACCCAGGAATGGGTCTTCGGCACCGCCGGACCCCTTCACCCCGATGAAAACGTCATGTATCTCGGGCTCTTCGAGAACGACGGGGAGTCGAACGAACACATCGGTGAAAGCTGGTTCGCCAACCGAACCCTCGGCTGCTTCCCGGGTACTCCCCGCTCCGAATACCTCGGCCAGCGCACCAACACGGTGTGGGCCGCCGTCCACAACCAGTTCTTTGCCACCGTCGTACTGCCAGCCGACCGCTCGGCCCGCGTCTTCGCCCGCCATGTGGATCTGCCCGTGACCAACGGCGTCCCCACCCGCGCCCCACTCCCAGGCTATCAGGCCGCCCTCCTCTACCGCGGCGAGCAACTCCCCCCGGGCCAGGAACGCGTCCGCGAATTCGCCCTCTACGTCGGCCCCAAGGACTATCGAACCCTCTCCAGCCTCGGCAATAACGCCGATGTGGTCATGGGCTTCGACAACTACTTCGGCGGCCGCTTCAGCGGCTTCTTCGCCCGTGCCCTCCTCCTCGCCATGAACGGGCTCCATGCCCTCGGCCTCTCCTACGCCTTCGCCATCATCGGCATTACCGTCCTCGTACGCCTCCTCTTCTGGCCCCTCATGGCGGCCTCCGCCCGCACCTCCAAGCGCATGGCCGCCCTCCAGCCCCAGATCAAGGAACTCCAGGAGAAATACAAGGACAACCCCCAGAAGATGAACCAGAAGATGCTCGAGCTCTGGCGCGAGCATAAGATCAATCCCGCCTCCGGCTGCCTCCCCATCCTGATCCAGTTCCCCATCCTCCTCGGCTTCTACGCGATGCTGCAAACGGCCATCGAACTCCGGGGTGCCACCTTCCTCTGGGCCTGCGACCTCTCCCAGCCCGATACCATCGCCATCCTCCCCGGACTCCGCTTCCCCATCAACCCCCTCCCCCTCCTCATGGGCGCCACCATGCTCTGGCAGGCCCGCATCACGCCGATGTCGCCCAGCATGGACGCCACTCAACAGAAGATCCTGAAATACATGCCGCTCATGTTCATGGTCTTCCTCTACAACTTCTCCGCCGGGTTGACGCTCTACTGGACCGTGTCCAATCTGCTCTCCATCCTGCAGATGAAACTCACCCGGGCCCGCGACGGGAAATCCCCCACACTCCCAACTCTCCCCACCGCCCCCCAACGCCCGCCCGGTCGCCGGCCCAACCCCTGA
- the yidD gene encoding membrane protein insertion efficiency factor YidD: MPPPFRRLGGISTDSTAPSAVRSLIAVLLRGYRWILSPLKGLLFGPAAQCRHVPSCSAYAEEAVLRHGVLRGGTLAARRLLRCHPWGTSGWDPVPPPPSLPPLGNAPSPTASP; this comes from the coding sequence ATGCCTCCGCCATTCCGCCGTCTGGGTGGAATCTCAACCGACTCAACCGCCCCTTCCGCCGTGCGCTCCCTGATCGCCGTGCTCCTGCGCGGCTACCGTTGGATCCTCTCGCCGCTCAAGGGGCTCCTCTTCGGACCGGCCGCCCAATGCCGCCATGTCCCCTCCTGCTCAGCCTACGCGGAGGAAGCGGTCCTTCGCCACGGCGTCCTCCGAGGCGGCACCCTCGCCGCCCGACGCCTCCTCCGCTGCCACCCTTGGGGCACCTCCGGATGGGACCCCGTCCCTCCACCCCCTTCCCTTCCCCCGCTCGGGAACGCTCCCTCCCCGACCGCCAGTCCCTAA
- the rnpA gene encoding ribonuclease P protein component has product MTASPRFGLPSRRRLHGSGAFHRVRSRGERRTCGCLIANWLQQPACEPSTLGVVTSRRIGGAVQRSRARRLLREAFRLQQHHLRQGLILVLVARPSIAGKSLTTVVRDLRRCLRHSAVWVESQPTQPPLPPCAP; this is encoded by the coding sequence GTGACCGCGTCGCCCCGCTTCGGCCTGCCGTCCCGTCGGCGCCTCCATGGCTCGGGCGCTTTTCATCGCGTCCGGTCTCGCGGAGAACGGCGGACCTGCGGCTGCCTCATTGCCAACTGGCTGCAACAACCCGCTTGCGAACCCTCCACCCTCGGTGTGGTGACGAGCCGGCGAATCGGCGGCGCCGTCCAGCGAAGCCGCGCCCGCCGTCTCCTGCGGGAGGCTTTTCGTCTCCAGCAACACCACCTTCGGCAAGGCCTCATCCTCGTCCTCGTCGCCCGACCCTCCATCGCCGGCAAATCCCTGACCACCGTCGTCAGAGACCTCCGCCGATGCCTCCGCCATTCCGCCGTCTGGGTGGAATCTCAACCGACTCAACCGCCCCTTCCGCCGTGCGCTCCCTGA
- the rpmH gene encoding 50S ribosomal protein L34 — MKRQYQPSKIRRKRQLGFRARMSTKSGRTVIRRRRQKGRQRLTAV, encoded by the coding sequence ATGAAACGCCAGTACCAACCTTCCAAAATCCGCCGCAAGCGGCAGTTGGGCTTCCGCGCCCGCATGTCCACCAAGAGCGGGCGCACCGTGATCCGCCGCCGGCGGCAAAAAGGGCGCCAGCGGTTGACCGCCGTCTAA